A single Desulfofalx alkaliphila DSM 12257 DNA region contains:
- a CDS encoding TRAP transporter large permease subunit gives MLRAYKNNWLTLPKIFDALQTAAIRWAPIAIITASVGMLVGSLQLSGLGIKFSSFILDISGGDLLLTLLVVGLASFILGMGLDSIPVYMTLAVLTGPALVQLGLEPITAHLFIIFFGLASFFTPPVCLATFVVGYK, from the coding sequence ATTCTCCGGGCTTACAAGAATAACTGGCTAACCCTGCCAAAAATATTCGACGCACTTCAGACCGCAGCTATCCGATGGGCTCCTATAGCCATTATCACTGCCTCTGTGGGCATGCTTGTTGGATCCCTTCAATTAAGTGGCTTAGGTATAAAATTTTCAAGTTTCATTTTGGATATTAGTGGTGGGGATTTACTGCTTACCCTTTTGGTGGTGGGGCTGGCTAGCTTTATTCTGGGTATGGGGCTTGATTCCATTCCGGTTTACATGACACTGGCTGTTCTTACCGGACCGGCCTTGGTTCAGTTAGGGCTAGAACCCATAACAGCTCACCTTTTTATCATCTTCTTTGGCTTGGCTTCATTTTTTACACCCCCTGTTTGTCTGGCTACATTTGTTGTAGGATACAAATAA